From Numida meleagris isolate 19003 breed g44 Domestic line chromosome 4, NumMel1.0, whole genome shotgun sequence, the proteins below share one genomic window:
- the SPATA18 gene encoding mitochondria-eating protein isoform X3 — MADSLKRLVTAESCRLLQEKLENWYWDYEINSCDQNLNRCCELIEMNSVIQGQLFTILNETSREGGHYGGVETIKTRLLPWLGTCFSHATSGRLFETNLSFNQDSIEKERQLRQLATSQTLQLQEELTSTRLELDRVQQDLKASLAQEEDSLRWLDRLSDYEQQQIEMLRDKLSIVEAQKSVLQSRIARSRSPSPRRIRSRSPSPLPLRSCSPGRARSTNASRHGVLVARFGDIYSRERFDAERILRAYIGDMEMVQRIIYTAAVESFQAAKLAYRQFKMRVRKTLSIGHSGPESLEDTVLDYIVHHEDLYDVQASVTEVIRSMKINPKISFPPEFDFVVINSFIRELCRVAFSMQTLTPPLDIAFGMDGELFSETKYHRSVDSDYTAALVAYHVWPALMENDVVIVKGEAVTKRGALWSHRSRSRSKSRSRSVSPLLSHLSRSRSPSPRRSVSPRH; from the exons ATGGCTGACAGCTTGAAGAGACTGGTCACCGCCGAGAGCTGccggctgctgcaggagaagctggagAACTGGTACTGGGACTACGAG ATCAATTCCTGTGATCAAAATCTGAACCGATGTTGTGAATTAATAGAAATGAACTCTGTGATTCAAGGGCAGCTCTTCACAATCCTCAATGAAACATCTCGAGAAG GTGGGCATTATGGAGGTGTAGAAACAATAAAAACTCGTCTCCTGCCATGGTTAGGGACTTGCTTTTCCCATGCTACTTCTGGAAGGCTCTTTGAAACTAACCTCTCCTTCAATCAG GATTCAATTGAGAAAGAGAGGCAACTGAGGCAGCTGGCCACCAGTCAGactcttcagctgcaggaagaactgACTTCAACTCGTCTAGAGCTCGACCGTGTGCAACAAGA TCTGAAGGCTTCCCTTGCCCAAGAGGAAGACTCTCTGAGGTGGTTAGATCGTCTGAGTGACtatgagcagcagcagattgaAATGTTGCGGGATAAGCTTTCTATCGTGGAAGCCCAAAAGTCTGTTTTGCAGAGCAG GATTGCACGGAGCCGCTCTCCTTCCCCAAGACGCATCAGGAGCAGGTCACCTAGTCCTCTTCCACTGAGGAGCTGCTCACCTGGCCGAGCCAGGAGCACCAATGCTTCACGTCACGGCGTCCTGGTTGCTCGCTTTGGGGACATTTATTCTCGAGAGCGCTTTGATGCAGAGAGAATTTTGAGGGCGTACATCGGTGATATGGAGATGGTGCAGAGGATAATATATACTGCAGCAGTG GAGTCTTTCCAAGCAGCAAAGTTGGCCTACAGGCAGTTCAAAATGCGTGTAAGAAAGACGCTATCTATAGGGCACTCGGGGCCTGAGTCACTTGAAGACACTGTTCTGGATTATATAGTTCACCATGAAGATCTGTATGATGTTCAAGCCAGCGTCACC gaagtAATTCGCTCCATGAAGATCAACCCAAAGATTTCATTCCCACCagaatttgattttgttgtgATCAACAGTTTTATTCGAGAGCTATGCCGTGTGGCTTTTTCAATGCAGACACTCACTCCTCCTCTTGATATTGCCTTCGGTATGGATGGTGAACTCTTCAGTGAGACCAA GTATCATCGTAGTGTTGACTCAGATTACACAGCTGCCTTGGTGGCCTATCATGTATGGCCTGCTCTAATGGAAAATGATGTTGTGATTGTGAAGGGAGAAGCAGTCACTAAAAGAGGAGCTCTG TGGTCTcacaggagcagaagcagaagtaaAAGCCGCAGCCGTAGCGTGAGTCCTCTTCTATCTCAT TTATCTCGAAGCCGTAGCCCTTCACCAAGGAGAAGTGTAAGTCCAA GGCATTAA
- the SPATA18 gene encoding mitochondria-eating protein isoform X8: MADSLKRLVTAESCRLLQEKLENWYWDYEINSCDQNLNRCCELIEMNSVIQGQLFTILNETSREGGHYGGVETIKTRLLPWLGTCFSHATSGRLFETNLSFNQDSIEKERQLRQLATSQTLQLQEELTSTRLELDRVQQDLKASLAQEEDSLRWLDRLSDYEQQQIEMLRDKLSIVEAQKSVLQSRIARSRSPSPRRIRSRSPSPLPLRSCSPGRARSTNASRHGVLVARFGDIYSRERFDAERILRAYIGDMEMVQRIIYTAAVESFQAAKLAYRQFKMRVRKTLSIGHSGPESLEDTVLDYIVHHEDLYDVQASVTEVIRSMKINPKISFPPEFDFVVINSFIRELCRVAFSMQTLTPPLDIAFGMDGELFSETKYHRSVDSDYTAALVAYHVWPALMENDVVIVKGEAVTKRGALLSRSRSPSPRRSVSPRH; the protein is encoded by the exons ATGGCTGACAGCTTGAAGAGACTGGTCACCGCCGAGAGCTGccggctgctgcaggagaagctggagAACTGGTACTGGGACTACGAG ATCAATTCCTGTGATCAAAATCTGAACCGATGTTGTGAATTAATAGAAATGAACTCTGTGATTCAAGGGCAGCTCTTCACAATCCTCAATGAAACATCTCGAGAAG GTGGGCATTATGGAGGTGTAGAAACAATAAAAACTCGTCTCCTGCCATGGTTAGGGACTTGCTTTTCCCATGCTACTTCTGGAAGGCTCTTTGAAACTAACCTCTCCTTCAATCAG GATTCAATTGAGAAAGAGAGGCAACTGAGGCAGCTGGCCACCAGTCAGactcttcagctgcaggaagaactgACTTCAACTCGTCTAGAGCTCGACCGTGTGCAACAAGA TCTGAAGGCTTCCCTTGCCCAAGAGGAAGACTCTCTGAGGTGGTTAGATCGTCTGAGTGACtatgagcagcagcagattgaAATGTTGCGGGATAAGCTTTCTATCGTGGAAGCCCAAAAGTCTGTTTTGCAGAGCAG GATTGCACGGAGCCGCTCTCCTTCCCCAAGACGCATCAGGAGCAGGTCACCTAGTCCTCTTCCACTGAGGAGCTGCTCACCTGGCCGAGCCAGGAGCACCAATGCTTCACGTCACGGCGTCCTGGTTGCTCGCTTTGGGGACATTTATTCTCGAGAGCGCTTTGATGCAGAGAGAATTTTGAGGGCGTACATCGGTGATATGGAGATGGTGCAGAGGATAATATATACTGCAGCAGTG GAGTCTTTCCAAGCAGCAAAGTTGGCCTACAGGCAGTTCAAAATGCGTGTAAGAAAGACGCTATCTATAGGGCACTCGGGGCCTGAGTCACTTGAAGACACTGTTCTGGATTATATAGTTCACCATGAAGATCTGTATGATGTTCAAGCCAGCGTCACC gaagtAATTCGCTCCATGAAGATCAACCCAAAGATTTCATTCCCACCagaatttgattttgttgtgATCAACAGTTTTATTCGAGAGCTATGCCGTGTGGCTTTTTCAATGCAGACACTCACTCCTCCTCTTGATATTGCCTTCGGTATGGATGGTGAACTCTTCAGTGAGACCAA GTATCATCGTAGTGTTGACTCAGATTACACAGCTGCCTTGGTGGCCTATCATGTATGGCCTGCTCTAATGGAAAATGATGTTGTGATTGTGAAGGGAGAAGCAGTCACTAAAAGAGGAGCTCTG TTATCTCGAAGCCGTAGCCCTTCACCAAGGAGAAGTGTAAGTCCAA GGCATTAA
- the SPATA18 gene encoding mitochondria-eating protein isoform X1: protein MADSLKRLVTAESCRLLQEKLENWYWDYEINSCDQNLNRCCELIEMNSVIQGQLFTILNETSREGGHYGGVETIKTRLLPWLGTCFSHATSGRLFETNLSFNQDSIEKERQLRQLATSQTLQLQEELTSTRLELDRVQQDLKASLAQEEDSLRWLDRLSDYEQQQIEMLRDKLSIVEAQKSVLQSRIARSRSPSPRRIRSRSPSPLPLRSCSPGRARSTNASRHGVLVARFGDIYSRERFDAERILRAYIGDMEMVQRIIYTAAVESFQAAKLAYRQFKMRVRKTLSIGHSGPESLEDTVLDYIVHHEDLYDVQASVTEVIRSMKINPKISFPPEFDFVVINSFIRELCRVAFSMQTLTPPLDIAFGMDGELFSETKYHRSVDSDYTAALVAYHVWPALMENDVVIVKGEAVTKRGALWSHRSRSRSKSRSRSVSPLLSHLSRSRSPSPRRSVSPSTWKY from the exons ATGGCTGACAGCTTGAAGAGACTGGTCACCGCCGAGAGCTGccggctgctgcaggagaagctggagAACTGGTACTGGGACTACGAG ATCAATTCCTGTGATCAAAATCTGAACCGATGTTGTGAATTAATAGAAATGAACTCTGTGATTCAAGGGCAGCTCTTCACAATCCTCAATGAAACATCTCGAGAAG GTGGGCATTATGGAGGTGTAGAAACAATAAAAACTCGTCTCCTGCCATGGTTAGGGACTTGCTTTTCCCATGCTACTTCTGGAAGGCTCTTTGAAACTAACCTCTCCTTCAATCAG GATTCAATTGAGAAAGAGAGGCAACTGAGGCAGCTGGCCACCAGTCAGactcttcagctgcaggaagaactgACTTCAACTCGTCTAGAGCTCGACCGTGTGCAACAAGA TCTGAAGGCTTCCCTTGCCCAAGAGGAAGACTCTCTGAGGTGGTTAGATCGTCTGAGTGACtatgagcagcagcagattgaAATGTTGCGGGATAAGCTTTCTATCGTGGAAGCCCAAAAGTCTGTTTTGCAGAGCAG GATTGCACGGAGCCGCTCTCCTTCCCCAAGACGCATCAGGAGCAGGTCACCTAGTCCTCTTCCACTGAGGAGCTGCTCACCTGGCCGAGCCAGGAGCACCAATGCTTCACGTCACGGCGTCCTGGTTGCTCGCTTTGGGGACATTTATTCTCGAGAGCGCTTTGATGCAGAGAGAATTTTGAGGGCGTACATCGGTGATATGGAGATGGTGCAGAGGATAATATATACTGCAGCAGTG GAGTCTTTCCAAGCAGCAAAGTTGGCCTACAGGCAGTTCAAAATGCGTGTAAGAAAGACGCTATCTATAGGGCACTCGGGGCCTGAGTCACTTGAAGACACTGTTCTGGATTATATAGTTCACCATGAAGATCTGTATGATGTTCAAGCCAGCGTCACC gaagtAATTCGCTCCATGAAGATCAACCCAAAGATTTCATTCCCACCagaatttgattttgttgtgATCAACAGTTTTATTCGAGAGCTATGCCGTGTGGCTTTTTCAATGCAGACACTCACTCCTCCTCTTGATATTGCCTTCGGTATGGATGGTGAACTCTTCAGTGAGACCAA GTATCATCGTAGTGTTGACTCAGATTACACAGCTGCCTTGGTGGCCTATCATGTATGGCCTGCTCTAATGGAAAATGATGTTGTGATTGTGAAGGGAGAAGCAGTCACTAAAAGAGGAGCTCTG TGGTCTcacaggagcagaagcagaagtaaAAGCCGCAGCCGTAGCGTGAGTCCTCTTCTATCTCAT TTATCTCGAAGCCGTAGCCCTTCACCAAGGAGAAGTGTAAGTCCAAGTACGTGGAAATATTAG